One genomic window of Aethina tumida isolate Nest 87 chromosome 3, icAetTumi1.1, whole genome shotgun sequence includes the following:
- the LOC109606101 gene encoding uncharacterized protein LOC109606101 isoform X1 has translation METDDCNEVFEGDDGVLEIFDINRLPLMISSYEAVDEEIDIYTMTSLGTIMLLEDSRPGKTKDDNLNRLSLAYEGLNRMPKLLIEELAENIEILDISHNEFDNLDFLSEFKQVTTLICDHNKISAKTTLPYMPKLELLWMNHCKISELYPWAKRLQQSCPNLKYLSLMGNSVSPSHLNGGTIYEYLQYRLFLISLFPQLKHLDDRTVTADQRAEAEKMYKRPLLERFVHNSQRKLPSYLQAVTSKVSNLVCSSSPFIENEKNFIV, from the exons ATGGAGACTGATGACTGTAATGAAGT GTTTGAGGGTGACGATGGCGTCCTGGAGATATTTGACATAAACAGGCTGCCACTGATGATTTCCAGTTATGAAGCTGTGGATGAGGAAATAGACATTTACACTATGACTTCTTTAGGTACCATTATGCTCCTGG agGACTCAAGACCAGGCAAAACGAAAGACGACAACTTAAACCGACTCTCCTTGGCCTATGAGGGGCTAAACCGAATGCCCAAACTATTAATCGAAGAACTAGCTGAGAACATTGAAATCTTGGACATAAGTCACAATGAATTTGA CAATTTAGATTTCTTAAGCGAATTTAAGCAGGTCACCACATTAATCTGTGACCACAACAAAATAAGTGCCAAAACTACCCTACCTTACATGCCAAAACTCGAGTTGTTGTGGATGAATCACTGCAAG ATTTCAGAATTGTATCCATGGGCAAAGAGACTGCAACAGTCCTGCcccaatttaaaatacctTTCACTAATGGGCAACTCAGTGTCACCATCACATCTAAATGGAGGGactatttatgaatatttacagTACAG GTTGTTCCTAATTTCGCTGTTCCCTCAACTGAAGCACCTGGACGATAGGACTGTAACAGCTGACCAAAGGGCTGAGGCTGAGAAGATGTACAAACGACCCTTGCTGGAGAGATTTGTCCACAACAGCCAAAGGAAGTTGCCCAGTTACTTGCAGGCAGTCACATCCAAAGTGTCGAATCTGGTGTGTAGCTCGTCGCCATTCATCGAAAAcgagaaaaattttattgtgta
- the LOC109606101 gene encoding leucine-rich melanocyte differentiation-associated protein isoform X5 — protein sequence MISSYEAVDEEIDIYTMTSLEDSRPGKTKDDNLNRLSLAYEGLNRMPKLLIEELAENIEILDISHNEFDNLDFLSEFKQVTTLICDHNKISAKTTLPYMPKLELLWMNHCKISELYPWAKRLQQSCPNLKYLSLMGNSVSPSHLNGGTIYEYLQYRLFLISLFPQLKHLDDRTVTADQRAEAEKMYKRPLLERFVHNSQRKLPSYLQAVTSKVSNLVCSSSPFIENEKNFIV from the exons ATGATTTCCAGTTATGAAGCTGTGGATGAGGAAATAGACATTTACACTATGACTTCTTTAG agGACTCAAGACCAGGCAAAACGAAAGACGACAACTTAAACCGACTCTCCTTGGCCTATGAGGGGCTAAACCGAATGCCCAAACTATTAATCGAAGAACTAGCTGAGAACATTGAAATCTTGGACATAAGTCACAATGAATTTGA CAATTTAGATTTCTTAAGCGAATTTAAGCAGGTCACCACATTAATCTGTGACCACAACAAAATAAGTGCCAAAACTACCCTACCTTACATGCCAAAACTCGAGTTGTTGTGGATGAATCACTGCAAG ATTTCAGAATTGTATCCATGGGCAAAGAGACTGCAACAGTCCTGCcccaatttaaaatacctTTCACTAATGGGCAACTCAGTGTCACCATCACATCTAAATGGAGGGactatttatgaatatttacagTACAG GTTGTTCCTAATTTCGCTGTTCCCTCAACTGAAGCACCTGGACGATAGGACTGTAACAGCTGACCAAAGGGCTGAGGCTGAGAAGATGTACAAACGACCCTTGCTGGAGAGATTTGTCCACAACAGCCAAAGGAAGTTGCCCAGTTACTTGCAGGCAGTCACATCCAAAGTGTCGAATCTGGTGTGTAGCTCGTCGCCATTCATCGAAAAcgagaaaaattttattgtgta
- the LOC109606101 gene encoding uncharacterized protein LOC109606101 isoform X2, with amino-acid sequence METDDCNEVFEGDDGVLEIFDINRLPLMISSYEAVDEEIDIYTMTSLGTIMLLEDSRPGKTKDDNLNRLSLAYEGLNRMPKLLIEELAENIEILDISHNEFDNLDFLSEFKQVTTLICDHNKISAKTTLPYMPKLELLWMNHCKISELYPWAKRLQQSCPNLKYLSLMGNSVSPSHLNGGTIYEYLQLFLISLFPQLKHLDDRTVTADQRAEAEKMYKRPLLERFVHNSQRKLPSYLQAVTSKVSNLVCSSSPFIENEKNFIV; translated from the exons ATGGAGACTGATGACTGTAATGAAGT GTTTGAGGGTGACGATGGCGTCCTGGAGATATTTGACATAAACAGGCTGCCACTGATGATTTCCAGTTATGAAGCTGTGGATGAGGAAATAGACATTTACACTATGACTTCTTTAGGTACCATTATGCTCCTGG agGACTCAAGACCAGGCAAAACGAAAGACGACAACTTAAACCGACTCTCCTTGGCCTATGAGGGGCTAAACCGAATGCCCAAACTATTAATCGAAGAACTAGCTGAGAACATTGAAATCTTGGACATAAGTCACAATGAATTTGA CAATTTAGATTTCTTAAGCGAATTTAAGCAGGTCACCACATTAATCTGTGACCACAACAAAATAAGTGCCAAAACTACCCTACCTTACATGCCAAAACTCGAGTTGTTGTGGATGAATCACTGCAAG ATTTCAGAATTGTATCCATGGGCAAAGAGACTGCAACAGTCCTGCcccaatttaaaatacctTTCACTAATGGGCAACTCAGTGTCACCATCACATCTAAATGGAGGGactatttatgaatatttaca GTTGTTCCTAATTTCGCTGTTCCCTCAACTGAAGCACCTGGACGATAGGACTGTAACAGCTGACCAAAGGGCTGAGGCTGAGAAGATGTACAAACGACCCTTGCTGGAGAGATTTGTCCACAACAGCCAAAGGAAGTTGCCCAGTTACTTGCAGGCAGTCACATCCAAAGTGTCGAATCTGGTGTGTAGCTCGTCGCCATTCATCGAAAAcgagaaaaattttattgtgta
- the LOC109606101 gene encoding protein phosphatase 1 regulatory subunit pprA isoform X3, whose protein sequence is METDDCNEVFEGDDGVLEIFDINRLPLMISSYEAVDEEIDIYTMTSLEDSRPGKTKDDNLNRLSLAYEGLNRMPKLLIEELAENIEILDISHNEFDNLDFLSEFKQVTTLICDHNKISAKTTLPYMPKLELLWMNHCKISELYPWAKRLQQSCPNLKYLSLMGNSVSPSHLNGGTIYEYLQYRLFLISLFPQLKHLDDRTVTADQRAEAEKMYKRPLLERFVHNSQRKLPSYLQAVTSKVSNLVCSSSPFIENEKNFIV, encoded by the exons ATGGAGACTGATGACTGTAATGAAGT GTTTGAGGGTGACGATGGCGTCCTGGAGATATTTGACATAAACAGGCTGCCACTGATGATTTCCAGTTATGAAGCTGTGGATGAGGAAATAGACATTTACACTATGACTTCTTTAG agGACTCAAGACCAGGCAAAACGAAAGACGACAACTTAAACCGACTCTCCTTGGCCTATGAGGGGCTAAACCGAATGCCCAAACTATTAATCGAAGAACTAGCTGAGAACATTGAAATCTTGGACATAAGTCACAATGAATTTGA CAATTTAGATTTCTTAAGCGAATTTAAGCAGGTCACCACATTAATCTGTGACCACAACAAAATAAGTGCCAAAACTACCCTACCTTACATGCCAAAACTCGAGTTGTTGTGGATGAATCACTGCAAG ATTTCAGAATTGTATCCATGGGCAAAGAGACTGCAACAGTCCTGCcccaatttaaaatacctTTCACTAATGGGCAACTCAGTGTCACCATCACATCTAAATGGAGGGactatttatgaatatttacagTACAG GTTGTTCCTAATTTCGCTGTTCCCTCAACTGAAGCACCTGGACGATAGGACTGTAACAGCTGACCAAAGGGCTGAGGCTGAGAAGATGTACAAACGACCCTTGCTGGAGAGATTTGTCCACAACAGCCAAAGGAAGTTGCCCAGTTACTTGCAGGCAGTCACATCCAAAGTGTCGAATCTGGTGTGTAGCTCGTCGCCATTCATCGAAAAcgagaaaaattttattgtgta
- the LOC109606101 gene encoding leucine-rich melanocyte differentiation-associated protein isoform X4: MISSYEAVDEEIDIYTMTSLGTIMLLEDSRPGKTKDDNLNRLSLAYEGLNRMPKLLIEELAENIEILDISHNEFDNLDFLSEFKQVTTLICDHNKISAKTTLPYMPKLELLWMNHCKISELYPWAKRLQQSCPNLKYLSLMGNSVSPSHLNGGTIYEYLQYRLFLISLFPQLKHLDDRTVTADQRAEAEKMYKRPLLERFVHNSQRKLPSYLQAVTSKVSNLVCSSSPFIENEKNFIV, encoded by the exons ATGATTTCCAGTTATGAAGCTGTGGATGAGGAAATAGACATTTACACTATGACTTCTTTAGGTACCATTATGCTCCTGG agGACTCAAGACCAGGCAAAACGAAAGACGACAACTTAAACCGACTCTCCTTGGCCTATGAGGGGCTAAACCGAATGCCCAAACTATTAATCGAAGAACTAGCTGAGAACATTGAAATCTTGGACATAAGTCACAATGAATTTGA CAATTTAGATTTCTTAAGCGAATTTAAGCAGGTCACCACATTAATCTGTGACCACAACAAAATAAGTGCCAAAACTACCCTACCTTACATGCCAAAACTCGAGTTGTTGTGGATGAATCACTGCAAG ATTTCAGAATTGTATCCATGGGCAAAGAGACTGCAACAGTCCTGCcccaatttaaaatacctTTCACTAATGGGCAACTCAGTGTCACCATCACATCTAAATGGAGGGactatttatgaatatttacagTACAG GTTGTTCCTAATTTCGCTGTTCCCTCAACTGAAGCACCTGGACGATAGGACTGTAACAGCTGACCAAAGGGCTGAGGCTGAGAAGATGTACAAACGACCCTTGCTGGAGAGATTTGTCCACAACAGCCAAAGGAAGTTGCCCAGTTACTTGCAGGCAGTCACATCCAAAGTGTCGAATCTGGTGTGTAGCTCGTCGCCATTCATCGAAAAcgagaaaaattttattgtgta